Proteins from a single region of Puntigrus tetrazona isolate hp1 chromosome 2, ASM1883169v1, whole genome shotgun sequence:
- the si:ch73-140j24.4 gene encoding uncharacterized protein si:ch73-140j24.4 isoform X1, giving the protein MPLTTGGVLSRFLPPQAPWGRFWFSVRDHVIPVAAEGERRATQGEHVPSAHLHLAACVSQEAARRSEGCRGSRVNMLRFILDCLRPARARAAAAARDTELEAQVNASDDNEIKGLQDEVHVEQETLQTVKASCRNTQETVEMLEDRKSQLKEELKMIYDLQKQEREMLQSLQEEQQELEQTVQQYDVELCAAAEDLLQLQREVAYAKAHAESLHLRVTPLQDLFEEIIQVTVKKKLAELVAGLITGEGSVAEMTEEAPFVGSDEHMDDVESERDRVYREKIKSEPGGEEVNDAEQEDAGEELDKMQYSMENLKSSGSSSFTEITLTEVKEEDVMFRSTTPQSDSSDMEKEDFEIIHSSQVTNKQFDFFHPNPFTDADVFGEDHFPKVDVTEQLPRDPFKGTDPFASDSLLANMSEEKHFQDDFIPEENSLPATVHCPLQSVVKDYGTFNAPINLPSDTDRTQSTGKRDSGVSMSNESRSLKSCSDNGSEFGTNATQDRNHDAVEAVAPQFNDEFVHESDSSHSSTVFNSIDADSNVFAEEDEDRADVLAGSGLIKRANSLCGLQSIIAGSYTGFPLSPCDPDPLQGDFQKTFERHIIASEQNAANDKELIKTESLSPHNSVCEQLHDINSNASSSPPISPSQPSALDVYDYKYGDMYFFTVRLDPGSPELHNQSPVCPEHNDAKKDESNGQMDWKDTPLSPEFNDVDEFECSSPNPEDTEQHNQITNDENEVEVDIATNSDPPKHDEILVPDSEKVVLDIPCLTFNDSNGCQSVLDSEWNDQWMTNLDEAEPVPDASILNTESNAPNSTSQDVFCLFSDSETSATDPFYAQEQLSPESSSSPHKPSSSEALAMSKLELQYFDPFSPTPAEPVEGVSDFEEMNTVNSFCHEAPRLDSGYHEVGTPTPFSPEAADKTKCSIDLQGPGLEIRKQSNSEIHVPDPFSPESVDTGIFDSETENCESGYMITTCQFLSPQPVYTDLNNLEEKQISFDLLSDRLSVSEHDDCYPFGSCPSNEESYAYSSEEKLIEPIREGSDASGESKACSVVSNGSDSSQIFHCGSVWGTSEMSFPDSEVLDPMKNNTFDFDTTDVGSFGSNESQEAEEAEHGAGKVPKNADLAEIDYFCSELSKMVSSSSSDSVQQSVAEMLFGSEPNTSSFYPWDFEKPQHSC; this is encoded by the exons ATGCCATTGACCACTGGCGGTGTTTTGAGCCGTTTTCTTCCTCCTCAAGCACCGTGGGGCCGGTTCTGGTTCAGTGTCCGCGATCACGTGATCCCCGTCGCAGCCGAAGGAGAGCGGAGAGCGACTCAAGGAGAACACGTCCCTTCCGCGCATCTTCATTTGGCAGCATGCGTCTCGCAGGAAGCGGCACGGCGTTCTGAAGGCTGTCGTGGGTCACGCGTGAACATGCTGCGCTTTATCCTGGACTGTCTGCGGCCGGCACGAGCGCGCGCTGCAGCCGCCGCCAG GGACACGGAGCTCGAGGCTCAGGTCAACGCTTCAGATGATAATGAAATCAAG GGCCTGCAGGATGAGGTGCACGTGGAGCAGGAGACCCTCCAGACGGTCAAGGCCTCGTGCCGTAACACGCAGGAGACCGTGGAGATGCTGGAGGACAGGAAGAGCCAGCTGAAGGAAGAACTGAAGATGATCTATGACCTCCAGAAACAGGAGAGGGAAATG ctgcaGTCTCTGCAGGAGGAGCAGCAGGAGCTGGAGCAGACCGTTCAGCAGTACGACGTGGAGCTGTGCGCCGCGGCCGAAGACCTCCTGCAGCTCCAGCGGGAAGTGGCTTACGCCAAAGCACACGCAGAGAGCCTGCATCTCCGGGTCACTCCGCTGCAGGACCTGTTCGAGGAGATTATACAGGTCACA gttaaaaagaAGCTGGCTGAGCTGGTTGCTGGCCTCATAACTGGTGAAGGTTCAGTGGCTGAGATGACAGAAGAAGCTCCTTTTGTCGGTTCGGACGAACACATGGACGATGTAGAAAGCGAGAGAGATCGCGTCTACAGAGAGAAGATCAAGTCCGAACCAGGAGGAGAGGAAGTGAACGATGCTGAGCAAGAGGACGCTGGAGAGGAGCTCGATAAAATGCAGTATTCGATGGAGAACTTG AAGAGCAGTGGCTCATCGTCTTTCACTGAGATCACACTGACAGAGGTCAAAGAGGAGGACGTTATGTTCAGATCAACCACTCCACAG TCTGACTCTTCGGACATGGAGAAGGAGGACTTTGAGATTATTCATTCCAGTCAGGTGACAAACAAACAGTTTGACTTCTTCCATCCAAACCCTTTCACTGATG CTGATGTATTTGGAGAGGACCACTTTCCAAAGGTTGATGTAACAG AGCAATTACCCAGGGACCCGTTCAAAGGCACAGACCCTTTTGCCTCTGACTCTCTCTTGGCTAACATGTCAgaagaaaagcattttcaggATGACTTCATCCCTGAAGAGAACAGTCTTCCAGCAACCGTACACTGCCCTCTCCAATCCGTTGTGAAAGATTACGGTACTTTTAACGCTCCCATCAACTTGCCGTCGGACACTGATCGCACACAGTCCACTGGAAAGCGTGATAGCGGTGTGTCCATGTCCAATGAAAGCAGGAGTCTCAAATCTTGTAGCGATAATGGGTCTGAGTTTGGGACGAACGCCACACAAGACCGAAATCATGACGCAGTTGAAGCTGTTGCTCCTCAGTTCAATGACGAGTTTGTCCATGAATCAGACTCTAGTCACAGTTCTACAGTGTTTAATTCCATCGACGCTGATTCCAATGTATTCGCAGAAGAGGATGAGGACAGGGCTGATGTTCTGGCTGGATCTGGTTTAATTAAAAGAGCTAACTCTCTGTGTGGTCTGCAGAGCATCATTGCAGGGTCCTATACTGGGTTTCCTCTAAGTCCATGTGACCCTGATCCACTCCAAGGCGACTTCCAGAAGACCTTCGAACGCCATATTATCGCTTCTGAACAAAATGCTGCAAATGACAAAGAACTCATAAAAACGGAGAGTTTATCTCCACATAATAGTGTGTGTGAACAGTTGCATGATATAAACAGCAATGCCTCTAGCTCTCCTCCCATTTCTCCTTCTCAGCCTTCTGCTTTAGATGTATATGACTACAAATATGGAGATATGTACTTCTTCACTGTGAGATTGGATCCCGGTAGCCCTGAACTACACAATCAAAGTCCAGTTTGTCCTGAACACAATGATGCAAAGAAAGATGAGTCCAATGGCCAAATGGATTGGAAGGACACCCCCCTGAGCCCTGAATTTAATGATGTAGATGAATTTGAATGCTCCAGTCCAAATCCTGAAGACACAGAGCAACACAACCAGATCACAAACGACGAGAATGAAGTGGAGGTGGATATCGCGACAAACAGTGACCCTCCCAAACATGATGAAATATTAGTGCCTGATTCTGAAAAGGTGGTTTTAGATATTCCATGTCTTACATTTAATGATTCGAATGGCTGCCAAAGTGTGCTTGACTCAGAGTGGAATGACCAATGGATGACAAATCTAGACGAAGCCGAACCTGTTCCCGATGCGTCCATCCTGAACACAGAAAGCAATGCACCAAATTCTACATCTCAAGACGTCTTTTGCCTGTTTAGTGACTCGGAAACATCAGCTACTGATCCTTTTTACGCCCAAGAGCAGCTCAGCCCTGAATCTAGCAGCTCACCACACAAACCTTCTTCTTCTGAAGCCTTGGCCATGAGTAAACTTGAACTCCAGTATTTTGACCCATTTAGTCCCACACCCGCTGAGCCGGTCGAAGGCGTTTCTGACTTCGAAGAAATGAACACTGTTAACTCGTTCTGTCATGAAGCTCCGAGACTAGATTCTGGTTATCATGAAGTTGGTACTCCTACTCCTTTTAGTCCAGAAGCTGCTGACAAAACCAAATGTAGCATTGATCTTCAAGGCCCAGGTTTGGAAATCAGGAAGCAGAGCAACTCTGAAATCCACGTCCCTGATCCGTTTAGTCCAGAATCCGTCGATACGGGCATCTTTGACTCGGAAACGGAAAACTGTGAGTCTGGTTATATGATAACTACATGTCAATTCTTAAGTCCTCAACCAGTTtatacagatttgaataatcTGGAAGAGAAGCAGATATCCTTTGACTTGCTAAGCGATCGTCTCAGCGTATCTGAACATGACGATTGTTACCCCTTTGGTTCGTGCCCATCTAATGAAGAGAGTTACGCTTATAGTAGCGAAGAAAAACTCATTGAACCAATCCGAGAAGGATCTGATGCTTCAGGAGAATCCAAAGCTTGCTCAGTAGTGTCAAATGGTAGTGATTCCTCTCAAATATTTCACTGTGGTTCGGTGTGGGGAACCTCTGAAATGAGCTTTCCTGACTCTGAAGTGCTCGACCCaatgaaaaacaacacttttgaTTTCGATACAACGGATGTTGGCTCATTTGGGTCCAATGAAAGCCAAGAAGCTGAAGAGGCTGAACATGGTGCTGGAAAAGTGCCGAAAAACGCTGACCTGGCTGAAATTGACTATTTCTGTTCTGAGCTCAGTAAAATGGTATCCTCAAGTTCATCTGATTCTGTTCAGCAAAGTGTTGCTGAGATGTTATTCGGCTCTGAACCCAACACCTCAAGCTTTTATCCCTGGGATTTTGAAAAGCCGCAACACAGTTGTTAA